Proteins encoded by one window of Rhodamnia argentea isolate NSW1041297 chromosome 6, ASM2092103v1, whole genome shotgun sequence:
- the LOC115741770 gene encoding probable serine/threonine-protein kinase SIS8 isoform X1, with protein sequence MMKNLLKKLRIMSNQTEDREELSSSMGSKTCDVVSSPDRLTQARSYHFSEHKPFSGLSSWLHSVTSKHGHGAPSSSNVVKGEPMEPSDSVTVSGVSNDPDAALPDSESNSRDPDVEEEYQIQLAMELSAREDPEAVQIEAVKQISLGSCAPDNTPAEVIAYRYWNYNALSYDDKIVDGFYDLYGVLTASTSGRMPSLVDLQGTPVSENIAWEAVLINRAADSNLLKLEEKSLEMAVRSRSVSLGLLQRNLVRNLAVLVSDYMGGPVADPENMLRAWQSLGYSLKSTLGSMVLPLGSLTIGMARHRALLFKVLADSVGIRCRLVKGQQYTGSDDVAINFVKLDDGREYIVDLMADPGTLIPSDATGSHAEFDESLLSVSPMSGDSSHAASSSSGVTSSYEEQIEFGTSDKRSRFGTGAASGFESINEGEVLAGVNLTRPIMVKEEAKKSTEDLIDQSNLNKLGGREILGRPSYPNTHARSPSWTEGVSSPAVHRMKVKDVSEYMIDAAKENPQLAEKLHNVLLESGVIAPPNLFSEIYPRQLDASAAETNSPAEDKPLIGNKNEKSHQVGIQDTKGQDDRSATRFLPPLPPYRPHLKTTIPWGPPEQPKPVEGLGFNPPLELWEATGQPILSQSDATQPVYVKNVPVAAAAAAAAAVVASSMVVAAAKSNADSNLELPVAAAATATAAAVVATTAAVNKQYEAGVKSDGDPDSGGNEPRESVNRESDATGVNSEGERVSDRSTGNESTKSDIALDDVAECEIQWEEISLGERIGLGSYGEVYRGDWHGTEVAVKKFLDQDISGDMLEEFKSEVRIMKKVRHPNVVLFMGAITRPPNLSIVSEFLHRGSLYRLIHRPNNQLDERRRLRMALDAARGMNYLHNCNPVIVHRDLKSPNLLVDKNWVVKVCDFGLSRMKHSTYLSSRSTAGTAEWMAPEVLRNEPSDEKCDVYSFGVILWELSTLQQPWGGMNPMQVVGAVGFQHRRLEIPDDMDPTIADIIKKCWQTDPKLRPTFAEIMAALKPLQKPITSGTTPRQGH encoded by the exons atgatgaagaacctTCTCAAGAAGCTCCGCATCATGTCGAATCAAACAGAAGATAGGGAAGAGCTTAGTTCATCTATGGGCAGTAAGACCTGTGACGTAGTATCATCACCTGATAGACTCACGCAAGCGCGATCGTATCATTTCAGTGAGCACAAACCCTTTTCAGGGCTTTCTTCTTGGTTGCACTCAGTTACTAGTAAGCACGGACATGGTGCCCCTTCATCTTCGAATGTAGTTAAGGGAGAGCCAATGGAGCCATCTGATTCTGTCACTGTCAGTGGAGTGAGTAATGATCCAGATGCAGCTTTGCCGGATTCGGAGTCTAATTCTAGAGATCCTGATGTAGAGGAGGAGTATCAAATACAATTGGCGATGGAGCTGAGTGCAAGGGAGGATCCTGAGGCAGTTCAAATTGAGGCTGTCAAGCAGATTAGTTTGGGGTCTTGTGCACCAGATAATACTCCAGCTGAGGTTATTGCTTATAGATACTGG AACTACAATGCTCTTAGCTATGATGACAAAATCGTGGATGGTTTTTATGATCTATATGGGGTCCTGACTGCGTCAACCTCAGGGAGAATGCCTTCGCTTGTTGATTTGCAAGGAACACCGGTGTCTGAAAATATCGCTTGGGAAGCAGTTTTGATCAACAGAGCTGCAGATTCAAATTTATTGAAACTGGAAGAGAAATCTCTAGAGATGGCAGTCAGATCAAGATCAGTATCTCTTGGTTTGTTACAGAGAAATTTGGTGAGAAACCTAGCTGTTTTAGTTTCGGACTACATGGGTGGACCAGTTGCAGATCCAGAGAACATGTTAAGAGCATGGCAAAGTCTTGGCTATAGTTTGAAATCAACCCTTGGAAGTATGGTTTTGCCTCTTGGTTCCTTGACTATCGGGATGGCTCGGCATCGTGCTTTGTTGTTTAAG GTTTTGGCCGACAGCGTAGGTATCCGATGCCGGTTAGTGAAGGGGCAGCAGTATACAGGTTCAGATGATGTAGCAATTAACTTTGTAAAGCTTGATGATGGAAG GGAGTACATAGTTGACCTCATGGCTGATCCAGGCACTCTCATACCATCTGATGCGACGGGGTCACATGCAGAATTTGATGAATCATTGTTATCGGTCAGCCCTATGTCAGGAGATTCATCACATGCGGCCTCTTCTAGTAGTGGAGTTACCAGTTCATATGAAGAGCAGATAGAATTTGGGACATCTGACAAGAGATCCAGGTTCGGAACCGGTGCAGCTTCAGGATTTGAGTCCATTAATGAAGGTGAAGTGCTGGCTGGTGTGAATCTAACTAGGCCAATCATGGTGAAGGAAGAAGCCAAGAAATCCACAGAAGATCTGATAGATCAATCCAATTTGAATAAGTTGGGGGGAAGAGAGATCCTGGGAAGGCCTAGTTACCCTAACACGCATGCAAGATCTCCTTCATGGACGGAAGGTGTGAGCTCACCTGCTGTTCACAGGATGAAAGTAAAAGATGTATCAGAATACATGATTGATGCAGCCAAAGAGAACCCACAGTTAGCTGAGAAGCTTCACAACGTATTACTTGAAAGTGGTGTCATTGCTCCACCAAACTTATTTAGTGAAATTTATCCCAGGCAGTTAGATGCATCAGCTGCTGAGACCAACTCACCAGCTGAGGACAAGCCTCTGATAGGAAATAAGAATGAAAAGAGCCATCAGGTTGGAATTCAAGATACTAAGGGTCAGGATGATAGAAGTGCAACTCGCTTTTTGCCTCCTTTGCCCCCCTATAGACCGCATTTGAAAACAACAATCCCTTGGGGTCCACCAGAGCAACCCAAACCTGTAGAGGGTTTAGGATTCAACCCTCCATTAGAACTGTGGGAAGCAACTGGGCAACCGATTTTGTCTCAATCCGATGCCACTCAGCCGGTATATGTGAAAAATGTCCCTGtagcggcagcagcagcagcagctgctgcAGTGGTGGCATCGTCCATGGTAGTTGCTGCTGCAAAGTCGAATGCAGACTCAAATCTTGAGCTTCCTGTTGCAGCTGCTGCCACAGCAACAGCTGCAGCCGTGGTGGCAACAACTGCAGCTGTCAATAAGCAATATGAAGCAGGGGTGAAAAGTGACGGAGATCCAGATTCTGGTGGGAATGAGCCACGAGAGAGTGTTAATCGGGAGAGCGATGCTACGGGAGTAAATTCAGAAGGCGAGAGGGTTTCTGACAGATCAACTGGTAATGAAAGCACAAAATCGGATATTGCCCTTGATGATGTTGCGGAGTGCGAGATTCAATGGGAGGAGATCTCCTTGGGAGAGCGTATAGGACTAG GATCCTATGGGGAGGTATACCGTGGGGACTGGCATGGAACT GAAGTTGCAGTTAAGAAGTTCCTAGACCAGGATATTTCTGGTGACATGCTTGAAGAGTTCAAAAGTGAG GTCCGGATAATGAAGAAAGTGAGGCATCCCAATGTCGTTCTTTTCATGGGTGCTATAACTCGTCCTCCAAATCTATCAATTGTTTCAGAGTTTCTTCATAG AGGAAGTTTATATAGGCTCATTCACCGGCCTAACAATCAATTAGATGAGCGGAGGAGGTTAAGGATGGCCCTTGATGCA GCCCGGGGAATGAATTATTTGCATAACTGTAATCCAGTTATAGTACACCGCGACTTGAAGTCTCCCAACCTTCTTGTTGATAAAAATTGGGTCGTGAAG GTTTGCGATTTTGGATTATCTCGGATGAAGCATAGCACATACCTCTCATCTAGGTCAACCGCTGGAACG GCAGAGTGGATGGCTCCGGAGGTGCTGAGAAATGAACCTTCAGATGAAAA GTGCGATGTCTATAGCTTCGGGGTCATATTATGGGAGTTGTCTACGCTACAACAACCTTGGGGAGGAATGAATCCTATGCAAGTCGTTGGCGCTGTTGGCTTTCAGCACCGTCGGCTTGAGATTCCGGATGACATGGACCCCACCATCGCAGATATCATCAAAAAGTGCTGGCAAAC AGATCCAAAATTGAGACCGACGTTTGCTGAGATCATGGCTGCGCTGAAGCCTCTGCAGAAGCCCATAACTAGCGGTACAACCCCAAGGCAAGGCCACTGA
- the LOC115741770 gene encoding probable serine/threonine-protein kinase SIS8 isoform X2, whose protein sequence is MELSAREDPEAVQIEAVKQISLGSCAPDNTPAEVIAYRYWNYNALSYDDKIVDGFYDLYGVLTASTSGRMPSLVDLQGTPVSENIAWEAVLINRAADSNLLKLEEKSLEMAVRSRSVSLGLLQRNLVRNLAVLVSDYMGGPVADPENMLRAWQSLGYSLKSTLGSMVLPLGSLTIGMARHRALLFKVLADSVGIRCRLVKGQQYTGSDDVAINFVKLDDGREYIVDLMADPGTLIPSDATGSHAEFDESLLSVSPMSGDSSHAASSSSGVTSSYEEQIEFGTSDKRSRFGTGAASGFESINEGEVLAGVNLTRPIMVKEEAKKSTEDLIDQSNLNKLGGREILGRPSYPNTHARSPSWTEGVSSPAVHRMKVKDVSEYMIDAAKENPQLAEKLHNVLLESGVIAPPNLFSEIYPRQLDASAAETNSPAEDKPLIGNKNEKSHQVGIQDTKGQDDRSATRFLPPLPPYRPHLKTTIPWGPPEQPKPVEGLGFNPPLELWEATGQPILSQSDATQPVYVKNVPVAAAAAAAAAVVASSMVVAAAKSNADSNLELPVAAAATATAAAVVATTAAVNKQYEAGVKSDGDPDSGGNEPRESVNRESDATGVNSEGERVSDRSTGNESTKSDIALDDVAECEIQWEEISLGERIGLGSYGEVYRGDWHGTEVAVKKFLDQDISGDMLEEFKSEVRIMKKVRHPNVVLFMGAITRPPNLSIVSEFLHRGSLYRLIHRPNNQLDERRRLRMALDAARGMNYLHNCNPVIVHRDLKSPNLLVDKNWVVKVCDFGLSRMKHSTYLSSRSTAGTAEWMAPEVLRNEPSDEKCDVYSFGVILWELSTLQQPWGGMNPMQVVGAVGFQHRRLEIPDDMDPTIADIIKKCWQTDPKLRPTFAEIMAALKPLQKPITSGTTPRQGH, encoded by the exons ATGGAGCTGAGTGCAAGGGAGGATCCTGAGGCAGTTCAAATTGAGGCTGTCAAGCAGATTAGTTTGGGGTCTTGTGCACCAGATAATACTCCAGCTGAGGTTATTGCTTATAGATACTGG AACTACAATGCTCTTAGCTATGATGACAAAATCGTGGATGGTTTTTATGATCTATATGGGGTCCTGACTGCGTCAACCTCAGGGAGAATGCCTTCGCTTGTTGATTTGCAAGGAACACCGGTGTCTGAAAATATCGCTTGGGAAGCAGTTTTGATCAACAGAGCTGCAGATTCAAATTTATTGAAACTGGAAGAGAAATCTCTAGAGATGGCAGTCAGATCAAGATCAGTATCTCTTGGTTTGTTACAGAGAAATTTGGTGAGAAACCTAGCTGTTTTAGTTTCGGACTACATGGGTGGACCAGTTGCAGATCCAGAGAACATGTTAAGAGCATGGCAAAGTCTTGGCTATAGTTTGAAATCAACCCTTGGAAGTATGGTTTTGCCTCTTGGTTCCTTGACTATCGGGATGGCTCGGCATCGTGCTTTGTTGTTTAAG GTTTTGGCCGACAGCGTAGGTATCCGATGCCGGTTAGTGAAGGGGCAGCAGTATACAGGTTCAGATGATGTAGCAATTAACTTTGTAAAGCTTGATGATGGAAG GGAGTACATAGTTGACCTCATGGCTGATCCAGGCACTCTCATACCATCTGATGCGACGGGGTCACATGCAGAATTTGATGAATCATTGTTATCGGTCAGCCCTATGTCAGGAGATTCATCACATGCGGCCTCTTCTAGTAGTGGAGTTACCAGTTCATATGAAGAGCAGATAGAATTTGGGACATCTGACAAGAGATCCAGGTTCGGAACCGGTGCAGCTTCAGGATTTGAGTCCATTAATGAAGGTGAAGTGCTGGCTGGTGTGAATCTAACTAGGCCAATCATGGTGAAGGAAGAAGCCAAGAAATCCACAGAAGATCTGATAGATCAATCCAATTTGAATAAGTTGGGGGGAAGAGAGATCCTGGGAAGGCCTAGTTACCCTAACACGCATGCAAGATCTCCTTCATGGACGGAAGGTGTGAGCTCACCTGCTGTTCACAGGATGAAAGTAAAAGATGTATCAGAATACATGATTGATGCAGCCAAAGAGAACCCACAGTTAGCTGAGAAGCTTCACAACGTATTACTTGAAAGTGGTGTCATTGCTCCACCAAACTTATTTAGTGAAATTTATCCCAGGCAGTTAGATGCATCAGCTGCTGAGACCAACTCACCAGCTGAGGACAAGCCTCTGATAGGAAATAAGAATGAAAAGAGCCATCAGGTTGGAATTCAAGATACTAAGGGTCAGGATGATAGAAGTGCAACTCGCTTTTTGCCTCCTTTGCCCCCCTATAGACCGCATTTGAAAACAACAATCCCTTGGGGTCCACCAGAGCAACCCAAACCTGTAGAGGGTTTAGGATTCAACCCTCCATTAGAACTGTGGGAAGCAACTGGGCAACCGATTTTGTCTCAATCCGATGCCACTCAGCCGGTATATGTGAAAAATGTCCCTGtagcggcagcagcagcagcagctgctgcAGTGGTGGCATCGTCCATGGTAGTTGCTGCTGCAAAGTCGAATGCAGACTCAAATCTTGAGCTTCCTGTTGCAGCTGCTGCCACAGCAACAGCTGCAGCCGTGGTGGCAACAACTGCAGCTGTCAATAAGCAATATGAAGCAGGGGTGAAAAGTGACGGAGATCCAGATTCTGGTGGGAATGAGCCACGAGAGAGTGTTAATCGGGAGAGCGATGCTACGGGAGTAAATTCAGAAGGCGAGAGGGTTTCTGACAGATCAACTGGTAATGAAAGCACAAAATCGGATATTGCCCTTGATGATGTTGCGGAGTGCGAGATTCAATGGGAGGAGATCTCCTTGGGAGAGCGTATAGGACTAG GATCCTATGGGGAGGTATACCGTGGGGACTGGCATGGAACT GAAGTTGCAGTTAAGAAGTTCCTAGACCAGGATATTTCTGGTGACATGCTTGAAGAGTTCAAAAGTGAG GTCCGGATAATGAAGAAAGTGAGGCATCCCAATGTCGTTCTTTTCATGGGTGCTATAACTCGTCCTCCAAATCTATCAATTGTTTCAGAGTTTCTTCATAG AGGAAGTTTATATAGGCTCATTCACCGGCCTAACAATCAATTAGATGAGCGGAGGAGGTTAAGGATGGCCCTTGATGCA GCCCGGGGAATGAATTATTTGCATAACTGTAATCCAGTTATAGTACACCGCGACTTGAAGTCTCCCAACCTTCTTGTTGATAAAAATTGGGTCGTGAAG GTTTGCGATTTTGGATTATCTCGGATGAAGCATAGCACATACCTCTCATCTAGGTCAACCGCTGGAACG GCAGAGTGGATGGCTCCGGAGGTGCTGAGAAATGAACCTTCAGATGAAAA GTGCGATGTCTATAGCTTCGGGGTCATATTATGGGAGTTGTCTACGCTACAACAACCTTGGGGAGGAATGAATCCTATGCAAGTCGTTGGCGCTGTTGGCTTTCAGCACCGTCGGCTTGAGATTCCGGATGACATGGACCCCACCATCGCAGATATCATCAAAAAGTGCTGGCAAAC AGATCCAAAATTGAGACCGACGTTTGCTGAGATCATGGCTGCGCTGAAGCCTCTGCAGAAGCCCATAACTAGCGGTACAACCCCAAGGCAAGGCCACTGA
- the LOC115741770 gene encoding probable serine/threonine-protein kinase SIS8 isoform X3, which yields MMKNLLKKLRIMSNQTEDREELSSSMGSKTCDVVSSPDRLTQARSYHFSEHKPFSGLSSWLHSVTSKHGHGAPSSSNVVKGEPMEPSDSVTVSGVSNDPDAALPDSESNSRDPDVEEEYQIQLAMELSAREDPEAVQIEAVKQISLGSCAPDNTPAEVIAYRYWNYNALSYDDKIVDGFYDLYGVLTASTSGRMPSLVDLQGTPVSENIAWEAVLINRAADSNLLKLEEKSLEMAVRSRSVSLGLLQRNLVRNLAVLVSDYMGGPVADPENMLRAWQSLGYSLKSTLGSMVLPLGSLTIGMARHRALLFKVLADSVGIRCRLVKGQQYTGSDDVAINFVKLDDGREYIVDLMADPGTLIPSDATGSHAEFDESLLSVSPMSGDSSHAASSSSGVTSSYEEQIEFGTSDKRSRFGTGAASGFESINEGEVLAGVNLTRPIMVKEEAKKSTEDLIDQSNLNKLGGREILGRPSYPNTHARSPSWTEGVSSPAVHRMKVKDVSEYMIDAAKENPQLAEKLHNVLLESGVIAPPNLFSEIYPRQLDASAAETNSPAEDKPLIGNKNEKSHQVGIQDTKGQDDRSATRFLPPLPPYRPHLKTTIPWGPPEQPKPVEGLGFNPPLELWEATGQPILSQSDATQPVYVKNVPVAAAAAAAAAVVASSMVVAAAKSNADSNLELPVAAAATATAAAVVATTAAVNKQYEAGVKSDGDPDSGGNEPRESVNRESDATGVNSEGERVSDRSTGNESTKSDIALDDVAECEIQWEEISLGERIGLGSYGEVYRGDWHGTEVAVKKFLDQDISGDMLEEFKSEVRIMKKVRHPNVVLFMGAITRPPNLSIVSEFLHRGLNQNFSPAEEVYIGSFTGLTIN from the exons atgatgaagaacctTCTCAAGAAGCTCCGCATCATGTCGAATCAAACAGAAGATAGGGAAGAGCTTAGTTCATCTATGGGCAGTAAGACCTGTGACGTAGTATCATCACCTGATAGACTCACGCAAGCGCGATCGTATCATTTCAGTGAGCACAAACCCTTTTCAGGGCTTTCTTCTTGGTTGCACTCAGTTACTAGTAAGCACGGACATGGTGCCCCTTCATCTTCGAATGTAGTTAAGGGAGAGCCAATGGAGCCATCTGATTCTGTCACTGTCAGTGGAGTGAGTAATGATCCAGATGCAGCTTTGCCGGATTCGGAGTCTAATTCTAGAGATCCTGATGTAGAGGAGGAGTATCAAATACAATTGGCGATGGAGCTGAGTGCAAGGGAGGATCCTGAGGCAGTTCAAATTGAGGCTGTCAAGCAGATTAGTTTGGGGTCTTGTGCACCAGATAATACTCCAGCTGAGGTTATTGCTTATAGATACTGG AACTACAATGCTCTTAGCTATGATGACAAAATCGTGGATGGTTTTTATGATCTATATGGGGTCCTGACTGCGTCAACCTCAGGGAGAATGCCTTCGCTTGTTGATTTGCAAGGAACACCGGTGTCTGAAAATATCGCTTGGGAAGCAGTTTTGATCAACAGAGCTGCAGATTCAAATTTATTGAAACTGGAAGAGAAATCTCTAGAGATGGCAGTCAGATCAAGATCAGTATCTCTTGGTTTGTTACAGAGAAATTTGGTGAGAAACCTAGCTGTTTTAGTTTCGGACTACATGGGTGGACCAGTTGCAGATCCAGAGAACATGTTAAGAGCATGGCAAAGTCTTGGCTATAGTTTGAAATCAACCCTTGGAAGTATGGTTTTGCCTCTTGGTTCCTTGACTATCGGGATGGCTCGGCATCGTGCTTTGTTGTTTAAG GTTTTGGCCGACAGCGTAGGTATCCGATGCCGGTTAGTGAAGGGGCAGCAGTATACAGGTTCAGATGATGTAGCAATTAACTTTGTAAAGCTTGATGATGGAAG GGAGTACATAGTTGACCTCATGGCTGATCCAGGCACTCTCATACCATCTGATGCGACGGGGTCACATGCAGAATTTGATGAATCATTGTTATCGGTCAGCCCTATGTCAGGAGATTCATCACATGCGGCCTCTTCTAGTAGTGGAGTTACCAGTTCATATGAAGAGCAGATAGAATTTGGGACATCTGACAAGAGATCCAGGTTCGGAACCGGTGCAGCTTCAGGATTTGAGTCCATTAATGAAGGTGAAGTGCTGGCTGGTGTGAATCTAACTAGGCCAATCATGGTGAAGGAAGAAGCCAAGAAATCCACAGAAGATCTGATAGATCAATCCAATTTGAATAAGTTGGGGGGAAGAGAGATCCTGGGAAGGCCTAGTTACCCTAACACGCATGCAAGATCTCCTTCATGGACGGAAGGTGTGAGCTCACCTGCTGTTCACAGGATGAAAGTAAAAGATGTATCAGAATACATGATTGATGCAGCCAAAGAGAACCCACAGTTAGCTGAGAAGCTTCACAACGTATTACTTGAAAGTGGTGTCATTGCTCCACCAAACTTATTTAGTGAAATTTATCCCAGGCAGTTAGATGCATCAGCTGCTGAGACCAACTCACCAGCTGAGGACAAGCCTCTGATAGGAAATAAGAATGAAAAGAGCCATCAGGTTGGAATTCAAGATACTAAGGGTCAGGATGATAGAAGTGCAACTCGCTTTTTGCCTCCTTTGCCCCCCTATAGACCGCATTTGAAAACAACAATCCCTTGGGGTCCACCAGAGCAACCCAAACCTGTAGAGGGTTTAGGATTCAACCCTCCATTAGAACTGTGGGAAGCAACTGGGCAACCGATTTTGTCTCAATCCGATGCCACTCAGCCGGTATATGTGAAAAATGTCCCTGtagcggcagcagcagcagcagctgctgcAGTGGTGGCATCGTCCATGGTAGTTGCTGCTGCAAAGTCGAATGCAGACTCAAATCTTGAGCTTCCTGTTGCAGCTGCTGCCACAGCAACAGCTGCAGCCGTGGTGGCAACAACTGCAGCTGTCAATAAGCAATATGAAGCAGGGGTGAAAAGTGACGGAGATCCAGATTCTGGTGGGAATGAGCCACGAGAGAGTGTTAATCGGGAGAGCGATGCTACGGGAGTAAATTCAGAAGGCGAGAGGGTTTCTGACAGATCAACTGGTAATGAAAGCACAAAATCGGATATTGCCCTTGATGATGTTGCGGAGTGCGAGATTCAATGGGAGGAGATCTCCTTGGGAGAGCGTATAGGACTAG GATCCTATGGGGAGGTATACCGTGGGGACTGGCATGGAACT GAAGTTGCAGTTAAGAAGTTCCTAGACCAGGATATTTCTGGTGACATGCTTGAAGAGTTCAAAAGTGAG GTCCGGATAATGAAGAAAGTGAGGCATCCCAATGTCGTTCTTTTCATGGGTGCTATAACTCGTCCTCCAAATCTATCAATTGTTTCAGAGTTTCTTCATAG GGGATTAAATCAGAATTTTTCCCCTGCAGAGGAAGTTTATATAGGCTCATTCACCGGCCTAACAATCAATTAG